A stretch of DNA from Montipora capricornis isolate CH-2021 chromosome 1, ASM3666992v2, whole genome shotgun sequence:
cctatggtatttGTGCATGTGGcattcacgtggcactcgttttcagatgaacactcgtcaatgtctggaaGAAGTTAAATATCGGACAAATCAATAGTCCTTGTCTCGATCTTGCAACAAAATCTTGACTGAGGTCATCAAGGAGAGCCTCTGTCTTGACTGGTTCCTTTCCTGACTGAGTAAATTCATTTTTAGTGACAGGTTTTACGGATCTCGAATCATTAACTTAATTGCCGTGGAAAATTCTATTCGATCCTATTTGTGACGAAGTCCTCAGTTGTCTGCAAGTTGCTGTAGATTAAATTCACTTGATTGATAAGTTTTGAAATACTATCCCTTCGTTTTGGACCAGGTcgttccagatctttatgttttgcACAAGATTATTTGAACGATAGAAATGAGAtgatttcttaattttcctattttcttcAGAGGCTAGATATCAGgctatttaaatttaaatagtAGCACGTTCGATTCTTTGGCATCAGTCAAATTATTCGAGGAGTTACTTGGCTAAAACCAACTAACAGAATATTTTATAAGGCTCAAATTGCCACGTGGGATCTTACCGTTTTCGCAGTCTGGTCCGGTGAATCCTGCTTTGCAGACACACTTGTAGCTGTTCTCTTCGTACAAAGGCAGACACGTTCCATTGTTCTTACAAGGCCAACCACTACATGACGACTATAAAGAATTGAACTAGATTTATGTGATGTAATAATAGACGTGCGTGGAATGTAAGGCTAAATCTCGATTTTTATGGGTTTGTCTAAAGCCTATGTCAAAAGTACGGCTATGCGATGACTTCATACGCCCTTGTTAACGCAGCGAAACCTTCATCTTCCAATTCAAGAACTCATTTGATAAGGGATACTGATTAAAGCCGGTAGAGGCAACAAAGTGATATTCGTTGTTGTACAATAAGCTGAGATTTTTATATCTCGGCGACAACCAGCGACGGTGGTGGTGTGCTACGTTCTTTGTGGCACTACTCgcatgtacgcaatgcgtacctattttttaatGTCCAGGATTGCGATACTTCATAGGATTGTTTTCATGCACATCGCAACTACGGGTGCTGTGATGGTCAAAACTCACACTCATGATTCAGGGGCTATAATCGCACAAAAAAACTGCCAATTGGAGGGGTAGAATCGCACTGCCACGAGTAGGGGTCAAATAGCACTGCCATTGTAGGGCTTAAATCGCACAAAACTCCCACGAGTAGGGGGATAAACGTAAAGAATATTCAATCGAGCCCCATTTGGGGGCATAAttgcattaaaaataaaattagttAAAATGAATGGTCAATTCTTCAatcaactgtttttttttctcactgaTCTGTTCAAGAGCGGCTTCTTTATCATTGTTAGCATATCTTGCCATTGTCTTATATCTTTTTCCCAAGATTTTATTGTCGAAATAGAAAAACTTGTCATTTTCAttgtctttgatttttattttgtcatctAATTTGGCAATTCGCTCTTCCAACTGTTTTTGATTTTCTATCTCCACTTTAAACACGaccttttttggtttcaaaggATTTGCTTTTACATTTAGCAATAATTTGCCATATTTTTCTGCATATTCTTGTATGTaagcattttctattttttccaaACTTTTCTTGTCGTTTGTTGGAGCTTTGACCACGAGCTCAATCACAGGCTTTTTCTTCCTGTATTTATATATTTGGCTTTTGCTGTCCTTCAAATGACTACTAAATCGTGTTGCCAGGTCCTCGCATGTTGATCCAATGTAAACCTTATCATCAACCAGCACCTTGTATATTTTGCCTTCAGAATACAGACTGTTAAATTTGGCATTGGTTAATTCTAATACTGGCATATCACGAATTTTGTATTTGTAGTTCAAATCTTTGTTGACAAGATGAATGTATTTGAATTTAGTGGTTCTGCTCAAAGCAGtatacaataattttttgtccattttttccACATCATAAATATTGTAAGGTTCATTGATATCTGCTCCTTGGCATTTATGTACAGTTACACAAAAACTTGGAATGAAACACTGAGAAAATGTTTTCATGTCGAACTCCTTGCCATCAATCCATATTGAGTCTTCCGAAATACTTTCAATCGTAAATTCCATTGTATTGAATATTTCACGATCTTTTAAATTTTCAGTTGCAATTACAGGCATGTCAACACACACTTTGTATTCTTCTTTCTTGTCATTGTATTTGAACAcaacattttcatgttttttgccTTCCACAAACTTATCACAACAACGCGTATTGACTTCAATTCTGGTTTTGttcaaataacatatatttttgTATAATTCAGTGACAGGAGAAAAGTTTTTTGCTAAtttaccttttttcaaaaactggTCAAGTACagtgtgtgtttttttgtcaTAGCGGGAAGAACCTTCAATGTATTCCATTGTTACAATTTTTGGGCACATTTGTCTGACAGACATTGATCTTAGATAGTCATAACTTATTCTGCTCCCTGATTCGACAGGAGAACATTGATTTGGATCGCCAAACATGTAAACCTTGATGCCATACAACACAAAGGCTTTGTAAATCAGCGTTATCCATTTGTTTGGTACCATTGAAAATTCTTCGATAAATATGGTTTTGTTTTCTAAGCTTTTAAGATTCGTTTCTGATGAAAAACCGTTCCATTCACAAAAATAAGAATCAAAAGTGTGACAAATAGCGTCAGGATCAATTTCGTTTTTTTCTGCacatattttaatttcttcaaca
This window harbors:
- the LOC138015569 gene encoding conjugal transfer protein TraA-like translates to MSRRNKNFQSFVEEIKICAEKNEIDPDAICHTFDSYFCEWNGFSSETNLKSLENKTIFIEEFSMVPNKWITLIYKAFVLYGIKVYMFGDPNQCSPVESGSRISYDYLRSMSVRQMCPKIVTMEYIEGSSRYDKKTHTVLDQFLKKGKLAKNFSPVTELYKNICYLNKTRIEVNTRCCDKFVEGKKHENVVFKYNDKKEEYKVCVDMPVIATENLKDREIFNTMEFTIESISEDSIWIDGKEFDMKTFSQCFIPSFCVTVHKCQGADINEPYNIYDVEKMDKKLLYTALSRTTKFKYIHLVNKDLNYKYKIRDMPVLELTNAKFNSLYSEGKIYKVLVDDKVYIGSTCEDLATRFSSHLKDSKSQIYKYRKKKPVIELVVKAPTNDKKSLEKIENAYIQEYAEKYGKLLLNVKANPLKPKKVVFKVEIENQKQLEERIAKLDDKIKIKDNENDKFFYFDNKILGKRYKTMARYANNDKEAALEQISEKKKQLIEELTIHFN